In Fusarium musae strain F31 chromosome 7, whole genome shotgun sequence, a single window of DNA contains:
- a CDS encoding hypothetical protein (BUSCO:EOG09260KGS) — protein MESTASSKERTEFFQRLAIREADGPASSRELGEQTGRLLELLNEQISRNPLVLDEKLSEYVFFPLHHIFRQMDQYPMPLIENCIKTLTILIAHGWKTKLSAELVRQILSLLTFIIDGTPGSTPARPVAEETVLEAFRGLTALFNTAGLSAAASSGLSEAESIPALGHGVTIMLNGVVDGATPQVQQEALRALQAVYHTVKEPAALASFLPGTISLLAKVTSSHNRYKSTVLAKCLETVSLVLTSVLADLRTRSISTKPETDQEGADDNKILSPAWLKASTMQVKKAIATIMKLRSHESAEVRNALNKLCVTILDECHNTLSNCANMLVETAMMLGETENKMSLTQTSLQDLVNIYPELGEIVKTTTYNWMSSLSRLMQSVDEDFKRDAIRNVLKGLELIKDLQIQSSTLDESMSIMLRDSVISLMQASRTSKTNENMDVRLIDSGEASAEQKDVQYQPVLLPSESQKNIRHEMASLIAFLGSSSQQARFAGAMLEQVQDSDNSASQLATFWLCFELIKASHRSSAEAEMFLNLSSITDPSQDIDTIFNELYTASVQILDRHTDAEPVDWRLEALALEATAYTAQRAGESFRPELIDVLFPIATFLGSNNPSLQKHAIVTLNSIAASCGYANVSELIIQNVDYMVNSVSLRLNSLDISPASINVLTMMVRLAGPRLVPYLDDIIDSIFGALDNFHGYPVFVENLFVVLKEVVNQGVRSDMLLLEHQTSSKPDHRKVHKKEPGLSELLDTLEKRRQRAALDEMETEEVKCHPKIPWKEEKKEDDSNEAADPPPEPEKPPNSPTYQLLLRVANLTQHYLTSPTPTLRRSLLELLTTASTALAPDEDAFLPLVNAIWPVVIDRLHDPEAYIVVEACCALAGLCAAAGDFLSSRFKTDWAEWLRDWCRKVKQQASAPSSWVKPHGEAGTTWGKESDDSRVLIPLRHGGSLSGKPLTQIVAPSSGSLGKFASPARVWEGTVELLTALVSHVQVDEEMFDDILDLLSEVLERNVVVREALEAVNGDAVWLSRYERGNVEWLPTPKMDGVEFTPMAISR, from the exons atggAATCAACAGCCAGTAGTAAGGAGAGGACCGAGTTCTTCCAAAGA TTGGCGATACGTGAGGCCGACGGAccggcttcttctcgagaGCTTGGTGAGCAGACAGGTCGACTTTTGGAGCTTCTTAATGAACAAATCAGCCGAAACCCGCTAGTACTGGATGAGAAGTTATCTGAATATGTCTTCTTCCCTCTTCATCACATCTTTCGCCAGATGGATCAATATCCCATGCCATTGATCGAGAACTGCATCAAGACGCTTACGATTCTCATCGCGCACGGCTGGAAGACAAAGCTTTCTGCGGAGCTTGTGCGGCAGATTCTGAGCCTTCTGACTTTCATCATCGATGGAACACCTGGCTCAACCCCAGCACGCCCCGTCGCTGAGGAGACAGTGCTGGAAGCTTTCCGTGGGCTGACAGCGCTCTTCAACACAGCTGGTTTATCGGCCGCAGCTTCATCAGGGCTCTCGGAGGCAGAGTCAATACCGGCTCTCGGGCACGGCGTAACTATCATGTTGAATGGAGTGGTAGATGGTGCAACGCCTCAGGTTCAACAGGAAGCACTGCGTGCCCTGCAAGCTGTGTACCATACCGTGAAAGAACCTGCTGCGCTGGCTAGTTTCCTGCCTGGCACCATTTCCCTACTCGCCAAAGTCACATCTTCACATAACCGGTACAAGAGCACTGTTCTCGCCAAATGTCTCGAGACAGTGAGCCTGGTACTGACAAGTGTACTGGCTGATCTACGGACGCGGTCTATCTCGACAAAACCCGAAACTGATCAAGAGGGGGCCGATGATAACAAAATCCTATCTCCCGCTTGGCTCAAGGCAAGTACCATGCAAGTCAAGAAAGCCATCGCAACGATTATGAAACTGCGTTCTCACGAATCTGCTGAAGTGAGGAATGCCCTCAACAAGCTTTGCGTGACCATTCTGGATGAATGCCACAACACGTTGTCCAACTGTGCAAACATGCTTGTCGAGACAGCCATGATGCTAGGGGAGACTGAGAACAAGATGTCCTTGACACAGACTAGTTTACAAGATCTTGTCAACATCTATCCTGAACTCGGTGAAATTGTCAAAACGACGACATATAACTGGATGTCTAGTCTTTCACGGTTGATGCAATCAGTGGATGAAGATTTCAAGCGAGATGCAATACGAAATGTCTTGAAgggccttgagctcatcaaagACCTACAGATACAATCATCGACGCTGGATGAATCTATGTCTATTATGCTGCGAGATAGTGTTATATCTCTAATGCAagcatcaagaacctcgaaAACTAACGAGAACATGGACGTTCGACTGATAGACAGTGGGGAAGCATCAGCAGAGCAAAAGGATGTTCAATACCAGCCCGTCTTGCTACCCTCCGAATCGCAAAAGAATATCCGTCATGAGATGGCATCACTCATTGCCTTTCTTGGGTCATCGTCTCAGCAAGCAAGATTTGCTGGTGCTATGTTGGAGCAAGTCCAGGACTCTGATAACTCAGCTAGCCAACTCGCTACTTTTTGGCTTTGTTTTGAACTTATCAAGGCGAGCCATAGATCCTCTGCTGAAGCAGAGATGTTCTTGAACTTGTCATCAATAACCGATCCCTCTCAGGATATTGACACTATATTCAATGAGCTTTACACAGCATCGGTGCAGATCCTCGACCGGCACACAGATGCGGAACCCGTCGACTGGCGGCTAGAGGCTCTAGCCCTAGAAGCAACTGCCTACACAGCACAGCGAGCCGGAGAGTCATTTCGCCCTGAGCTGATTGATGTTTTGTTTCCCATCGCAACGTTCTTAGGCTCCAACAACCCCAGTCTTCAAAAGCATGCTATTGTCACGTTGAACAGTATAGCAGCCTCATGCGGATATGCCAACGTCTCAGAACTTATCATCCAAAATGTGGACTACATGGTGAACTCGGTTTCGTTGAGGCTGAACAGCCTGGACATATCGCCTGCCTCGATCAACGTTTTGACCATGATGGTCCGACTTGCAGGCCCCCGACTGGTTCCCTACCTAGACGATATTATAGACTCTATCTTCGGGGCTTTAGACAACTTTCACGGATATCCAGTATTTGTCGAGAATCTGTTTGTCGTTCTCAAGGAGGTTGTCAACCAGGGCGTTCGCTCTGATATGTTGTTGCTGGAACATCAGACGAGTTCAAAACCAGACCATCGAAAAGTACACAAGAAAGAACCCGGGCTCTCCGAACTCTTGGATACCCTGGAAAAGCGAAGGCAACGGGCAGCACTCGATGAGATGGAAACTGAAGAAGTGAAATGCCACCCAAAGATCCCGtggaaggaagaaaagaaagaggatgaTAGCAACGAGGCAGCTGATCCTCCACCAGAACCAGAAAAACCACCAAACTCACCAACATACCAGCTTCTGCTAAGAGTGGCTAACCTCACGCAACATTACCTCACCTCCCCGACACCAACACTGCGAAGATCCTTGCTTGAGCTCCTGACAACGGCATCCACTGCTTTGGCTCCCGATGAAGATGCATTTTTACCCCTCGTTAACGCGATCTGGCCAGTAGTGATCGACAGGCTGCATGACCCAGAAGCTTATATCGTGGTAGAGGCATGCTGCGCGCTTGCTGGGCTTTGCGCTGCTGCGGGTGACTTCCTTAGCTCTCGGTTCAAGACTGACTGGGCTGAATGGCTTCGAGATTGGTGCCGAAAGGTTAAACAGCAAGCTTCCGCTCCATCGAGCTGGGTCAAACCCCATGGGGAAGCTGGCACTACGTGGGGGAAAGAAAGCGACGATAGCCGAGTGTTGATACCCCTGAGACATGGTGGTAGTCTAAGCGGCAAGCCCTTAACGCAAATAGTCGCACCATCTTCTGGTAGCTTAGGAAAATTTGCGTCACCAGCGAGAGTGTGGGAGGGTACGGTTGAGCTACTGACAGCTCTCGTATCTCATGTccaggttgatgaagaaatgTTTGATGACATTCTTGACTTACTCTCGGAAGTTTTGGAACGAAACGTTGTCGTGCGGGAGGCATTGGAGGCTGTCAACGGGGACGCTGTGTGGCTTTCGAGGTATGAGAGAGGGAATGTTGAATGGCTCCCAACACCGAAAATGGACGGAGTGGAGTTCACTCCCATGGCAATCTCGAGGTAA